Proteins found in one Panthera tigris isolate Pti1 chromosome B3, P.tigris_Pti1_mat1.1, whole genome shotgun sequence genomic segment:
- the SLC22A17 gene encoding solute carrier family 22 member 17 isoform X2 — protein MGSSLSLAVPPGPLSFEALLAQVGALGGGQQLQLGLCCLPVLFVALGMASDPIFTLAPPLHCHYGGFAPNASGWEQPPNASGVSVASAALAASAASRVATSTDPSCSGFAPPDFNHCLKDWDYNGLPVLTTNAIGQWDLVCDLGWQVILEQILFILGFASGYLFLGYPADRFGRRGIVLLTLGLVGPCGVGGAAAGSSTGVMALRFLLGFLLAGVDLGVYLMRLELCDPTQRLRVALAGELVGVGGHFLFLGLALVSKDWRFLQRMITAPCILFLFYGWPGLFLESARWLIVKRQIEEAQSVLRILAERNRPHGQMLGEEAQEALQDLENTCPLPATSSFSFASLLNYRNIWKNLLILGFTNFIAHAIRHCYQPVGGGGSPSDFYLCSLLASGTAALACVFLGVTVDRFGRRGILLLSMTLTGIASLVLLGLWDCEHLPFPTVWAEQRNPSRDLNEAAITTFSVLGLFSSQAAGILSTLLAAEVIPTTVRGRGLGLIMALGALGGLSGPAQRLHMGHGAFLQHVVLAACALLCILSIMLLPETKRKLLPEVLRDGELCRRPSLLRQPPPNRCDHVPLLATPNPAL, from the exons ATGGGCAGCAGCCTGTCGCTGGCCGTGCCCCCCGGCCCCCTCAGCTTTGAAGCGCTGCTCGCCCAGGTGGGGGCGCTGGGCGGCGGCCAGCAGCTGCAGCTCGGCCTCTGCTGCCTGCCCGTGCTCTTCGTGGCGCTGGGCATGGCCTCGGACCCCATCTTCACCCTGGCGCCCCCACTGCACTGCCACTACGGAGGCTTCGCCCCCAACGCCTCCGGCTGGGAGCAGCCCCCCAACGCCAGCGGCGTCAGCGTCGCCAGCGCGGCCCTAGCAGCCAGCGCCGCCAGCCGCGTCGCCACCAGTACGGACCCCTCGTGCAGCGGCTTTGCCCCGCCGGACTTCAACCATTGTCTCAAGGACTGGGACTATAACGGTCTGCCGGTGCTCACCACCAACGCCATTGGCCAG TGGGATCTAGTGTGTGACCTGGGCTGGCAGGTGATCCTGGAGCAGATCCTCTTCATCTTGGGCTTTGCCTCTGGCTACCTGTTCCTGGGCTACCCGGCGGACAG GTTTGGCCGTCGAGGGATTGTGCTGCTGACCTTGGGGTTGGTGGGCCCCTGTGGAGTGGGAGGGGCTGCCGCAGGCTCCTCCACAGGTGTCATGGCCCTCCGATTCCTCCTGGGCTTTCTGCTTGCCGGAGTTGACCTTGGTGTCTACCTAATGC GCCTGGAACTGTGCGACCCAACCCAGAGGCTTCGGGTGGCCCTGGCAGGggagttggtgggggtgggggggcacttcCTGTTCCTGGGCCTGGCCCTTGTCTCTAAGGACTGGCGATTTCTTCAGCGAATGATCACCGCTCCCTGCATCCTCTTCCTGTTTTATGG ctGGCCTGGTTTGTTTCTGGAGTCTGCGAGGTGGCTAATAGTGAAGCGACAGATTGAGGAGGCGCAATCCGTGCTGAGGATCCTGGCTGAGCGGAACCGGCCCCATGGGCAGATGCTGGGAGAGGAGGCCCAGGAGGCCCTGCAGG aCCTGGAGAacacctgccctctccctgcaACATCCTCCTTTTCCTTCGCCTCCCTCCTCAACTACCGCAACATCTGGAAAAATCTACTTATCCTGGGCTTCACCAA CTTTATTGCCCATGCCATTCGCCACTGCTACCAGcctgtgggaggaggagggagcccaTCGGACTTCTACCTGTGCTCTCTGCTGGCCAGTGGCACAGCAGCCCTGGCTTGTGTCTTCCTGGGGGTTACCGTGGACCGATTTGGCCGCCGGGGCATCCTGCTACTCTCAATGACCCTCACTGGCATTGCGTCCCTGGTCCTGCTGGGCCTGTGGGATTGTGAGCATCTTCCCTTCCCCACAGTGTGGGCTGAGCAAAGGAACCCCAGCAGAG ATCTGAATGAGGCTGCCATCACCACCTTCTCTGTCCTTGGCCTCTTCTCCTCCCAAGCTGCTGGCATCCTCAGCACCCTCCTCGCTGCTGAAGTCATTCCTACCACTGTCCG GGGCCGAGGCCTGGGCCTGATCATGGCACTGGGAGCTCTTGGAGGGCTGAGTGGCCCAGCCCAGCGCCTCCACATGGGTCACGGAGCCTTCCTGCAGCATGTGGTGCTGGCGGCCTGTGCCCTCCTCTGCATCCTCAGCATCATGCTTCTGCCGGAGACCAAGCGCAAACTCCTGCCCGAAGTGCTGCGGGATGGGGAGCTGTGCCGCCGGCCTTCCCTGCTGCGGCAGCCACCCCCTAACCGCTGTGACCATGTCCCACTGCTTGCCACCCCCAACCCTGCCCTCTGA
- the SLC22A17 gene encoding solute carrier family 22 member 17 isoform X1 — translation MGSSLSLAVPPGPLSFEALLAQVGALGGGQQLQLGLCCLPVLFVALGMASDPIFTLAPPLHCHYGGFAPNASGWEQPPNASGVSVASAALAASAASRVATSTDPSCSGFAPPDFNHCLKDWDYNGLPVLTTNAIGQWDLVCDLGWQVILEQILFILGFASGYLFLGYPADRFGRRGIVLLTLGLVGPCGVGGAAAGSSTGVMALRFLLGFLLAGVDLGVYLMRLELCDPTQRLRVALAGELVGVGGHFLFLGLALVSKDWRFLQRMITAPCILFLFYGWPGLFLESARWLIVKRQIEEAQSVLRILAERNRPHGQMLGEEAQEALQDLENTCPLPATSSFSFASLLNYRNIWKNLLILGFTNFIAHAIRHCYQPVGGGGSPSDFYLCSLLASGTAALACVFLGVTVDRFGRRGILLLSMTLTGIASLVLLGLWDYLNEAAITTFSVLGLFSSQAAGILSTLLAAEVIPTTVRGRGLGLIMALGALGGLSGPAQRLHMGHGAFLQHVVLAACALLCILSIMLLPETKRKLLPEVLRDGELCRRPSLLRQPPPNRCDHVPLLATPNPAL, via the exons ATGGGCAGCAGCCTGTCGCTGGCCGTGCCCCCCGGCCCCCTCAGCTTTGAAGCGCTGCTCGCCCAGGTGGGGGCGCTGGGCGGCGGCCAGCAGCTGCAGCTCGGCCTCTGCTGCCTGCCCGTGCTCTTCGTGGCGCTGGGCATGGCCTCGGACCCCATCTTCACCCTGGCGCCCCCACTGCACTGCCACTACGGAGGCTTCGCCCCCAACGCCTCCGGCTGGGAGCAGCCCCCCAACGCCAGCGGCGTCAGCGTCGCCAGCGCGGCCCTAGCAGCCAGCGCCGCCAGCCGCGTCGCCACCAGTACGGACCCCTCGTGCAGCGGCTTTGCCCCGCCGGACTTCAACCATTGTCTCAAGGACTGGGACTATAACGGTCTGCCGGTGCTCACCACCAACGCCATTGGCCAG TGGGATCTAGTGTGTGACCTGGGCTGGCAGGTGATCCTGGAGCAGATCCTCTTCATCTTGGGCTTTGCCTCTGGCTACCTGTTCCTGGGCTACCCGGCGGACAG GTTTGGCCGTCGAGGGATTGTGCTGCTGACCTTGGGGTTGGTGGGCCCCTGTGGAGTGGGAGGGGCTGCCGCAGGCTCCTCCACAGGTGTCATGGCCCTCCGATTCCTCCTGGGCTTTCTGCTTGCCGGAGTTGACCTTGGTGTCTACCTAATGC GCCTGGAACTGTGCGACCCAACCCAGAGGCTTCGGGTGGCCCTGGCAGGggagttggtgggggtgggggggcacttcCTGTTCCTGGGCCTGGCCCTTGTCTCTAAGGACTGGCGATTTCTTCAGCGAATGATCACCGCTCCCTGCATCCTCTTCCTGTTTTATGG ctGGCCTGGTTTGTTTCTGGAGTCTGCGAGGTGGCTAATAGTGAAGCGACAGATTGAGGAGGCGCAATCCGTGCTGAGGATCCTGGCTGAGCGGAACCGGCCCCATGGGCAGATGCTGGGAGAGGAGGCCCAGGAGGCCCTGCAGG aCCTGGAGAacacctgccctctccctgcaACATCCTCCTTTTCCTTCGCCTCCCTCCTCAACTACCGCAACATCTGGAAAAATCTACTTATCCTGGGCTTCACCAA CTTTATTGCCCATGCCATTCGCCACTGCTACCAGcctgtgggaggaggagggagcccaTCGGACTTCTACCTGTGCTCTCTGCTGGCCAGTGGCACAGCAGCCCTGGCTTGTGTCTTCCTGGGGGTTACCGTGGACCGATTTGGCCGCCGGGGCATCCTGCTACTCTCAATGACCCTCACTGGCATTGCGTCCCTGGTCCTGCTGGGCCTGTGGGATT ATCTGAATGAGGCTGCCATCACCACCTTCTCTGTCCTTGGCCTCTTCTCCTCCCAAGCTGCTGGCATCCTCAGCACCCTCCTCGCTGCTGAAGTCATTCCTACCACTGTCCG GGGCCGAGGCCTGGGCCTGATCATGGCACTGGGAGCTCTTGGAGGGCTGAGTGGCCCAGCCCAGCGCCTCCACATGGGTCACGGAGCCTTCCTGCAGCATGTGGTGCTGGCGGCCTGTGCCCTCCTCTGCATCCTCAGCATCATGCTTCTGCCGGAGACCAAGCGCAAACTCCTGCCCGAAGTGCTGCGGGATGGGGAGCTGTGCCGCCGGCCTTCCCTGCTGCGGCAGCCACCCCCTAACCGCTGTGACCATGTCCCACTGCTTGCCACCCCCAACCCTGCCCTCTGA
- the EFS gene encoding LOW QUALITY PROTEIN: embryonal Fyn-associated substrate (The sequence of the model RefSeq protein was modified relative to this genomic sequence to represent the inferred CDS: inserted 1 base in 1 codon), whose translation MAIATSAQLARALYDNTAESPQELSFRRGDVLRVLQREGAGGLDGWCLCSLHGQQGIVPANRVKLLPAGPAPQPSLTQVLPAQHGSPHPAPEHSNEDQEVYVVPPPARPCPTLGPSPGPCPPSPDPIYKVPRGSGTQSAAPGDALEVYDVPPTALRVPSSGPYDSPASFTRPLARVASQAPEEDEAPYDVPLAPKSPSELEPDLEWEGGREPEPPLYAXPSNLKRASALLNLYEAPEELLADGEGGGTDEGIYDVPLLGPEAPPSPEPPGASASNDLDTLALLLARSPPLPHRPRLPSAESLSRRPLPALPIPEAPNPSPAPSPAPGRKGSIQDRPLPPPPPRLPGYRGPKVEGDPEGGEVEDDPAGHHNEYEGIPMAEEYDYVHLKGMDKAQGSRPLDKAFPGDPELLERGPLEQQESLSAGEPLDLPTGDLQLLHFYAGQCQSHYSALQAAVAALMSSTQANQPPPLFVPHGKRVVVAAHRLVFVGDTLGRLAASASLRAQVGAAGTALGQALRATVLAVKGAALGYPSRLAAQEMTQRVAELAGQALQFTTLLSGLAP comes from the exons GCCCAGTTGGCTCGGGCACTCTACGACAACACCGCTGAGTCCCCCCAGGAGCTGTCCTTCCGCCGAGGGGATGTTCTACGGGTACTGCAGAGGGAGGGCGCTGGTGGGCTGGACGGCTGGTGCCTCTGTTCCCTGCATGGCCAGCAGGGCATTGTGCCCGCCAACAGAGTGAAGCTCCTTCCTGCTGGCCCGgcaccccagcccagcctcacccaggtgctcccagccCAGCATGGCTCACCACATCCAGCCCCAGAGCACAGCAATGAGGACCAGGAG GTATATGTGGTGCCACCCCCAGCTCGGCCCTGTCCTACCTTAGGACCTTCACCTGGACCCTGCCCGCCCTCCCCTGATCCCATCTACAAGGTCCCCAGAGGGAGTGGGACCCAATCAGCTGCCCCTGGAGATGCCTTGGAG GTCTATGACGTGCCCCCCACTGCCCTCCGAGTTCCCTCCAGTGGCCCCTACGACTCCCCTGCCTCATTTACCCGCCCTCTAGCCCGGGTTGCCTCACAGGCTCCTGAAGAGGATGAAGCTCCCTATGATGTGCCTTTGGCCCCAAAGTCACCGTCAGAACTGGAGCCAGATCTGGAGTGGGAGGGAGGCCGGGAACCAGAGCCTCCCCTCTACG GCCCCTCCAACCTGAAACGGGCATCAGCCCTGCTCAATCTGTATGAAGCACCAGAGGAACTGCTAGCAGATGGGGAAGGTGGAGGCACTGATGAGGGCATCTACGATGTGCCCCTGCTCGGGCCGGAGGCACCCCCTTCTCCAGAGCCCCCAGGAGCCTCTGCCTCCAATGACCTGGACACCTTGGCCCTGCTTCTGGCCAGAAGCCCCCCACTTCCACACAGGCCCCGTTTGCCCTCAGCTGAGAGCCTGTCCCGCCGCCCTCTGCCTGCCCTGCCTATTCCTGAGGCCCCCAacccttccccagctccctctcctgctccaggCCGAAAGGGCAGCATCCAGGAccggcctctgcccccacccccacctcgccTGCCTGGCTACAGGGGCCCCAAGGTTGAGGGGGATCCAGAAGGTGGGGAGGTAGAGGATGATCCAGCAGGACACCACAATGAGTATGAGGGCATCCCGATGGCCGAGGAATATGACTATGTACACCTGAAG GGCATGGATAAAGCTCAGGGATCTAGGCCCCTGGATAAAGCCTTCCCAGGGGATCCTGAACTGCTGGAGAGGGGGCCACTGGAGCAGCAG GAGTCCCTGTCTGCAGGGGAGCCGCTGGATCTGCCCACCGGAGATCTACAGCTCTTGCATTTCTACGCCGGGCAGTGCCAGAGCCACTACTCAGCACTGCAGGCAGCCGTGGCGGCCCTGATGTCCAGCACCCAGGccaaccagcccccacccctcttcGTGCCCCATGGCAAGCGGGTGGTGGTGGCTGCTCACCGCCTGGTGTTTGTTGGGGACACCCTGGGCCGGCTGGCAGCCTCCGCCTCTCTGCGAGCACAGGTCGGGGCTGCAGGTACAGCGCTGGGCCAGGCATTACGAGCCACTGTGCTGGCTGTCAAGGGGGCCGCCCTGGGCTACCCGTCCCGCCTTGCGGCTCAAGAGATGACACAGCGTGTGGCAGAGCTGGCAGGGCAGGCCCTGCAGTTCACCACTCTGCTCTCCGGCCTGGCCCCCTGA